In the genome of Bremerella sp. P1, the window AGTCTGGCGGGTTGTTGCACGACTGCGGCGTGTTGTTTTCGATCGCGGCAATCCAGTTCTCGAAGTGAGCCTTGGTTTGATCCTTCGGCGCCTCCTTCTCGGTCTTGATGACCGTCCGTTCGTACGGCAGTTCCGTCGGACTGATGTGCGTCACCTGCGGACGTTCCGGTACGAATGTGAACTCGGAAGCACTCGGGTTCTCGAACACGATCGAACCATTGTGACCACGGATCAACTGCTGCACTGGCGTTTCGGAAGCGGCCATCGTCGCGGTGACCAGGCCTTGGCAACCTTCGTTGAACTCGGCCACAACCGTTGCCACGTCCGGAACTTGGCGACCGTCGTATTCCAGATACAAACCACCACTACCGGTGATGCGAGCTGGATACCGGAGACCGGTTGCCTTCATCATCTGCGTGGTGCGGTGTACGAACAGGTCAGTGAACATCCCACTACCAAATTCCCAGAAGCGGCGCCACTGAGCAAACACGGCCCGGTCGAATGGTTGGTCTTCGGCCAAACCTTCTTCCACACCGAGGAAGCGTTTCCAGTCGATCGTCTTGGGCGTCATGTCCTTGGACAATTTGTAGTAACGCCACTGACCGATGTCGGAGTTCCGGAAGTATTCGGTCTGATACATCAGCACCTTGCCCAGCAGACCTTCGTCGATCTTCTCGCGGGCGGCATCCCAAACCGGCAGGCTGGTTCCCTGCACACCGACTTGCATCACCTTGCCGGTATCTTTCCAGACACTGACCAGTTCGATGGCGTCTTCGACCTGCTTGACCATCGGCTTTTCGCAGTAGACGTGCATGTCGCCTTTCATTGCCTCGATGGCTTGAATGGCGTGCCAATGGTCTGGCGTACCGATGCTGACGGCGTCCAGGTTTTCCTTGGCATACATCTCGCGGAAGTCGACGTACCGGGCAACCTTGCCGCCGTTTTCTTTTTCGATATAGTCGGCGGCGCGATTGCGATTGTTTTCGTATACATCACAAACGGCAACCAGTTCGATGTTGGCCCCTTCCTTGGCGATCTTGGAAAGGCTTTTCACGTGGGCACCAAAACCGCGTCCACCGACGCCGACAAAACCAATCCGCAGCTTCGAATTGGCATCGGCGGCTTGCGACTTCTGGGCGTGCATTGCAAGGGATGTGGCAGCTACACCGGCCGCCGTGGACTTAAGAAACGTTCGACGCGTAGCATCGGAAGAACTCATGAGCGATGGTCTCCATCTTTGTTAGGCAGGGGTAAAAGTGGATTCTGGCGAGGTAGATCGCATCTTCTATAAAACCAAGCCAGCCGAGCAAACGCAATATCCTATTTGCGCAAGCTTCTCTCGCTTCTCGGCAGAATCGGACGGCGAATGGGACGCAGATCGCAGATCATGATTCGATTAGTTTTCGCCAAGATTCCGAAGAAATAACCGAATACCCACCTGAGCTCAACGATTTATTACCCATTGCAAGGGATAGAATGCGATTGTGCAGCATTCCCCGTCATTGCAGCTCTTTTGTTACGCGGAGGTGGAAACTATGTCTCGTCTAATTGCCTCGATCTTGTTCGTCACACTTGTACTTTGCGTCGCTGCGCCCGCGGTTTGGGCACAAGAGGACGCAGCTCCGGCCAAGCCCGAGGAAGCAGCAGCGGTCGAAGCTGGTACGCCGGATGCTGAAGAAGCAGCGGCAGAAGAAGAGGAAGCCGCAAGCGAAGAAGCTGTCGCCAAGCCAGAAGAAGCGACTGATCCTAGCGGAGAATTGTCGGAACAACTGGAAGGAATCGCCAAGCAAGTTGACGACTCGGAAACGGCGAAAGACACGAGCGCCGGGATCCTGACACCGATTTATATGGTCGCCGAATCGCTCGAGTTCCCCGCGTTTCACTGGCTGGCCTTCGCGCTGATGCTTTCCGGCGTGATTGGTTTTGCCTTGCAGTTGGTGATCGGCAAGCTAGTGGTGTTCGCCCACTTGGGCTTTAGCCTTCGCGAGATCCTCTCCGACGTGCTCAGCTTTGTGATCAGCCTGGTCGGTTTGGTGCTGACCACGCAGGCCGCAGCCCAAAACTCGACCTTCACGCAAAGCCCGTTCGCGGTGTTGTCCGCTAGCTTACTCGGCTTGATCCTGGGGATCATGCTGTACTTCTGGGGTCAGGCACAGGAAGTCGAAGCGGTGAAAGGTCGCAAGGCCGTAGCCGCGGAAGCCAAGGCCCGCGAAAAGAAGTAATCGAGCGCCACATGTGGGTGCCGCTAACAAGCTTGGCGGCACCCTTTTCCTGCAGTGATATTATTCCATGTAAATCACTGCATTTTTCTTATCAGGGGAAAAGGAACCTGATAAAATGCCCGCATTAAGAGGTAGTCCTTACCTCTTGGTCGACCTAATCCCTCTCTTGTCTATTTTTCGAGGCGGAACCATGCTTCGCATCGCGCATGTGCCCGCGAGCTGCGTTCTGTTGTCGCTGCTTGCGTGGACCACGGCTCTTGTAGCGCAAGATACGCCTGTAGATGTGTCGGACGAAACGGCGAAGATGCAGGCGATGGCCACTCGGATCGATGAGCTGGTACAAGCCAGACTCGACCAGGAAAAGGTCCGTGCTGCACCGCTGGCAACCGATGGCGAATTCATTCGCCGTGCCTATCTCGACCTGGTTGGCAGCATCCCCACCGTCGCCCAGACGCGGGCCTACCTGGACAACGACGCCCCAGACAAACGGCAACAGTTGATTGCCCAACTGCTCAAGTCGCCGGCTCACCCAACGCACCTGGCCAACACGTGGCGAGCACTGGTGCTTGAGCCCTCGGACGATCCGCAACGTTTGCAGAACGAACAAGGCCTTCAGCTTTGGCTGCGTGGTAAGTTTAGTGAGAATGTTCGATACGATCGGCTGGTTGAAGAGTTTCTAACGGCAACTCAGGGAAGTGACGGCCCTGGCTACTTTTATGCTTCCCAAGACTTGAAGCCTGAATTGTTGGCCTCGGAAACATCTCGCATCTTCCTGGGTCTGCAACTGGAATGTGCCCAGTGCCATGACCACCCCTTCGATCGCTGGAAGCAACACGACTTCTGGGGCCTGGCGGCCTTCTTTGCTCAGCTGGAACGGCCAGCCAACGACAACATTGTTGGCTTGGGCCGATTCGACATCGTCGATCGTGATATGGGAGAAGTCACCATTCCGGAAACGGACGAGGTCGTTCCGCCAGCGTTTCCTGGCAGCAAAGCAAACTACGCTTCGTTCGGTGGCACGCGGCGTCAGCAGTTAGCTATCTGGATGGTCTCACGCGACAACCCTTTCATGCCACGGCGGGCAGTGAACTGGGCCTGGGCGCACATGATGGGACGCGGCATTGTTCACCCGGCGGATGACATGTCGCCGCAAAACCTTCCCAGCCATCCCGAGCTTCTGGATGAACTGACGCGTTACTTTATTCAAAGCGGATTCGACCTGCGACTCTTACTGCAAACGATCGCCCTGACTGACACCTATGCCCGCAGCAGCGAAGCCGTATCGGACTCGGAAGCGCCGCCAGAACTTTTTGCTCGCATGGCTGTTAAATCGCTCACCCCAGAACAGCTTTACGATGCCTTCTTAAAGGTCGGACTGCTGAAGAGTAACGTCACCATGATGCAGCAGGACGGTCAACGCAATCAATTCGTGGCACGGCTGCGAACGGCGAGCAAGGACCGTACGTTCTTCGATACCGGCATGCCGCAGGCACTGGCCGTGATGAATGGCCCGCCTGTTTCCACCGCGACTTCGCCTGAGACGAGTGGCCTGCTCAAGGCCTTGTCTGCTCCGTTCCTCTCGGACGAACAGCGATTGAACGTGCTGTTTCTGGCAGCCTACAGCCGCCCACCCAATGCCGAAGAGTTGATGCGGTACCAAGCGTTCCTGCAACAAGCAGAACCAGAGCAGCAGTCGGCAGCCCTGGGAGACGTGCTGTGGGTGTTGGCCAATAGCGCTGAATTCATGTTGAACCATTAAGGGATATCCGATGAACGCCTTGCCTCATTCGCGACGTCGATTCCTACAA includes:
- a CDS encoding Gfo/Idh/MocA family oxidoreductase, with protein sequence MSSSDATRRTFLKSTAAGVAATSLAMHAQKSQAADANSKLRIGFVGVGGRGFGAHVKSLSKIAKEGANIELVAVCDVYENNRNRAADYIEKENGGKVARYVDFREMYAKENLDAVSIGTPDHWHAIQAIEAMKGDMHVYCEKPMVKQVEDAIELVSVWKDTGKVMQVGVQGTSLPVWDAAREKIDEGLLGKVLMYQTEYFRNSDIGQWRYYKLSKDMTPKTIDWKRFLGVEEGLAEDQPFDRAVFAQWRRFWEFGSGMFTDLFVHRTTQMMKATGLRYPARITGSGGLYLEYDGRQVPDVATVVAEFNEGCQGLVTATMAASETPVQQLIRGHNGSIVFENPSASEFTFVPERPQVTHISPTELPYERTVIKTEKEAPKDQTKAHFENWIAAIENNTPQSCNNPPDLGAAAIVLVNLGARSYREGKIYRFDDETMTISEADGSWSKKWEQVSKERGKPEHVPGWKAGDKGSTINDPDHQSLEGPWIDGKDPAA
- a CDS encoding DUF1549 and DUF1553 domain-containing protein; translation: MPALRGSPYLLVDLIPLLSIFRGGTMLRIAHVPASCVLLSLLAWTTALVAQDTPVDVSDETAKMQAMATRIDELVQARLDQEKVRAAPLATDGEFIRRAYLDLVGSIPTVAQTRAYLDNDAPDKRQQLIAQLLKSPAHPTHLANTWRALVLEPSDDPQRLQNEQGLQLWLRGKFSENVRYDRLVEEFLTATQGSDGPGYFYASQDLKPELLASETSRIFLGLQLECAQCHDHPFDRWKQHDFWGLAAFFAQLERPANDNIVGLGRFDIVDRDMGEVTIPETDEVVPPAFPGSKANYASFGGTRRQQLAIWMVSRDNPFMPRRAVNWAWAHMMGRGIVHPADDMSPQNLPSHPELLDELTRYFIQSGFDLRLLLQTIALTDTYARSSEAVSDSEAPPELFARMAVKSLTPEQLYDAFLKVGLLKSNVTMMQQDGQRNQFVARLRTASKDRTFFDTGMPQALAVMNGPPVSTATSPETSGLLKALSAPFLSDEQRLNVLFLAAYSRPPNAEELMRYQAFLQQAEPEQQSAALGDVLWVLANSAEFMLNH